The following are from one region of the Alicyclobacillus fastidiosus genome:
- a CDS encoding MoxR family ATPase has product MPVPTGQLNLTSYRDALADEGFVTEDRTLLVDALLSLSLSKNLLLRGPTGSGKTKLAQSLAEKLRLPMESINCSVDLDAESLLGFKTLTTEDGQTDIRFVEGPVVRAMREGHLLYIDEINMARPETLPILNSVLDYRRQLMNPFTAQTITAHQRFRVIAAINEGYVGTSPMNEALRNRFIVLDVPYLSGEPLKSLIRSRSQLHDEAMIQHFADFSADLVAAARLGEVSEEGASIRALLDACDLAAHIPAARAVSRAVAAKLDDERERAVVMNLAETYFPLER; this is encoded by the coding sequence ATGCCCGTACCCACAGGGCAATTAAACCTTACATCATACCGCGACGCGCTGGCCGACGAGGGATTCGTCACAGAGGACAGGACACTCCTCGTCGATGCGCTGCTTTCATTATCCCTGTCGAAAAATTTGCTGCTGCGAGGGCCCACCGGGTCGGGAAAGACCAAGCTTGCGCAATCGCTGGCGGAGAAATTGCGCTTGCCGATGGAGTCTATCAATTGCTCTGTCGATCTCGACGCCGAATCCCTCCTTGGCTTTAAGACGCTGACGACGGAGGATGGTCAGACGGACATCCGGTTCGTCGAAGGGCCTGTCGTGCGCGCGATGCGCGAAGGGCATTTGCTGTACATCGACGAGATCAACATGGCACGCCCGGAAACATTGCCGATTCTCAATAGCGTGCTCGACTATCGCAGGCAGTTGATGAATCCCTTTACCGCACAGACCATCACGGCGCACCAGCGGTTCCGAGTGATCGCGGCGATCAACGAGGGATACGTCGGCACGTCTCCGATGAACGAAGCCCTCCGGAACCGCTTTATCGTCCTCGATGTACCGTATCTGTCCGGGGAACCCCTGAAATCGCTCATCCGTTCGCGGTCGCAACTGCATGATGAGGCGATGATTCAGCATTTTGCCGATTTCTCGGCGGATTTAGTAGCCGCGGCGCGCCTCGGCGAAGTGAGTGAGGAGGGGGCATCCATACGCGCTCTGTTAGACGCGTGTGATTTGGCCGCGCACATCCCAGCCGCTCGGGCCGTGTCACGTGCGGTCGCTGCGAAACTGGACGACGAGCGCGAACGGGCTGTTGTGATGAACCTCGCAGAAACGTACTTTCCGCTGGAGCGATAG